Proteins found in one Coffea eugenioides isolate CCC68of chromosome 5, Ceug_1.0, whole genome shotgun sequence genomic segment:
- the LOC113770244 gene encoding E3 ubiquitin-protein ligase CIP8-like, with protein sequence MRKSSTSTTTVRTTQAKKTEKRKTTPLTRRKTKYQFLQLKRIKNPSTLPGISLPTPSQLPRSMPAATPLEDHSIEFRLAVPKGEGYIRNPVDYMDTTGYEALLQNLAETDSGGWRGAPPASKASVEALETTEIKSELEALACAVCKDIVGVREMVKKLPCGHGYHGDCIIPWLGSRNSCPVYRYELPTDDAEYEEERKKRAAAAVAAAAAAALSSSSGGIGGISGDYEILFF encoded by the coding sequence ATGAGGAAATCGAGTACGAGCACGACGACAGTAAGGACGACTCAAGCGAAGAAAACGGAGAAGCGAAAAACAACGCCGTTAACGAGGAGGAAGACGAAATATCAATTTCTCCAgctaaaaagaataaaaaatccaAGCACTCTTCCTGGGATTTCTCTTCCTACTCCCAGTCAGTTGCCGAGGAGCATGCCCGCCGCTACACCACTTGAGGACCACTCAATTGAGTTTCGATTGGCCGTGCCTAAAGGAGAAGGGTATATTCGGAATCCAGTCGATTACATGGATACGACAGGTTATGAAGCATTGCTGCAAAACCTAGCCGAAACTGATAGCGGTGGGTGGCGAGGAGCGCCTCCCGCATCAAAAGCTTCTGTTGAAGCATTAGAAACCACGGAGATTAAGTCAGAACTGGAGGCATTGGCTTGTGCTGTATGTAAAGATATAGTTGGTGTTagagaaatggtaaaaaaatTGCCTTGTGGACATGGGTATCATGGGGATTGTATCATACCGTGGTTGGGGTCGAGAAATTCGTGCCCTGTATATAGGTATGAGTTGCCGACAGATGATGCAGAGTacgaggaagaaagaaaaaagagagctGCCGCTGCCGTTGCTGCTGCCGCTGCCGCTGCCCTGAGTTCTTCTTCCGGTGGCATTGGCGGTATTAGTGGTGATTACGAGATTCTGTTCTTCTAA